CCAATCAGAGTCGGAGGGCGTCTGGGGGCTGGAGCTGTACGTGGCCTCGGAGCTGGTGCGCCTGCAAGGCGGCGCGTTGTCCGTGCAGTCACGGCCCGGTCAAGGCTCCACGTTCAGCCTGATGTTGCCGCGGCCCCACTGAAGCCCCCAGCGCGGGGCAGGTGCCGCTCGATGGCCTCCACGAGCGCCGCGTCACCTTCCGCGGCCTGGAAGCGAGTCCGCATTCGCTCCAGCGCCCGCCGGTACGCAGGCTGTTCGACGACCGCGTCCAGCAAGGGCACCAGGGTGTCCGGCGTCAGCGTGCGCGGGTCCGCGCGTTGGCCCAGGCCATGGTGGACGACGCGCGCGGCCACGCCGGGCTGGTCGAACTGGACCGGCAGGACGACCATCGGCACGCCGAAGTAGATGCACTCCTTGACGCTGTTGAACCCGCCATGCGTCACCATGGCGGACGCGCGTTTGAGCAACTGGAGCTGCGGGGCGCGCGTCACGGCCAGGAGGTTGGCGGGCAGGGGGCTGGGAAGCGCCTCGCGCCATTCGTTGGTGGCGACGACGAACTGCCACGCGGGCCGTCGCCGCGCGGCTTCGACGACGGACGCATGGAAGCGCCGCGCCTGTTCGGGCGGCATGGGCATGGTGCCCAGCGAGCAGAGCACCAGGGGCCGCTCCGGGCTCAGTCGCTCCCAGGGGAACTCGGGCTCGTGTCGCTCCAGGTCGATGCACGGGCCGGTGTAGTGGAAGTGGACCGAGGGCCGCACGCCCTGGAACTCCGCGAACTCGCGCGGACAGAGGATGAGCATGGGGTCATGCTCACCATTCCCGCGCCCGGCGAAGTCCAGGTGCGCGGGGGGATACCCGTGCTTGCGCGCGAGCGCGTGCCGATACCGGAGGTCATCGGGTTCCAGGCCCACGCGGCTGCGCAGTCCATCCAGCTTCGCGTCGAACAGGATGCGCCCCCAGTCGAAGGCGCCACGGAGGACGCTGGAGAGCTGACCGTCCGGGATGACATGGGAGGTGGGCGGCGGCGACTGGGGCTCCCACCGCAAGGGGATGCTGGTGTTCAACAGCAGGGTGGGGACCTGGTTGCCGCGGAGGACCAGGAACGGCTCCGGGAGGAACACGTCGGCGATGCCCAGGTCGGGTTTCGTCCGGCGGATGATGGCGTCGAGTTCGCCCTCGAGGAACCGCTCCATCATCCGCTTCTGCTTGCGCATCAACGCCAGCACGTAGCGCAGCCAGGCCACGCCCTTCAGTTGGCTGATGCGCTCCTTGACCTCGTCCTGAAAGCCCAGCGGAAACAGGTCCGCGAAGAGGCACTCGAAGTCGAAGCCCTCCTCCCGGATGACGGCTTCGGTGTCCCGGATGCCGCAGAAGAGAATCCGGTGGCCGCGTTTCTGGAGCGCCCTCGCGAGCTTGAGCGAGGGATTGATGTGCCCTCGCTCGGGGAGGGGGACGAACAGGAGGGTGGACATGGCGACGCGAGGTCAGGCGCGCTGCGACTTCAGCATCCAGCCAATCATCTTGTAGAGCAGCCGGGCGCCGACGTTGCCGTCCCACTCGCTGCCTTCGGGGTCGGGGGCCACCTCGGTGAGGTCGAAGCCCACGATGGTGCGCCCGGAGCGGACCACGCCGGAGATGAGGGCCACCGCCTCCGGGAAGGACAGGCCACCCGGCACGGGCGTACCGGTGTGCGGGCAGAGCACGGGGTCCAGCCCGTCGATGTCGAAGGACAGGTAGACCTGCTGCGGGAGCAGGTTGACGATGTCCGCCACCTGCTTGTTCCAGGGCACGCCGTCGAAGCGCCTGTTCTGGAGGTCGGCGTCGAAGAAGCCGTGCACGCGGCCCTGGGAGTCCGCGATGTACTGGTGCTCCTCTCCGCTCATGTCACGCAGGCCCACCTGGACCAGCGTCTTCACGCCGGGGATGCGCTCCACGACGTTGTACATGATGGACGCGTGGGACCAGGTGAAGCCCTCGTAGGCCACGCGCAGGTCGGCGTGCGCGTCCAGGTGCAGCACGCCCATGCCCGGATACTTCTCCGCGTGCGCGCGGATGATGCCGTAGGAGATGGAGTGGTCTCCGCCCACCGCGGCCACGCGCTTGCCCTGCTCCAACCAGTGCTTCGTGGTGCGGTAGACAAGCTCGTTCATCTGGTCGCACAGGCCATTCACGTCCTGGGCGGCCTGAATCAGCTCGGCCTCACCCGAGTGGATGCCACCGGCCTCGATGACGACCTGGGCGCGCTCCTTGGCGCGGGTGTTCCAGTCGCGCAGCTCCGCGGACTCGGGGAGCATGGCGATGCCGCGCTCGTAGGGGCGGCCCGTCTCCACGTCGAAGAGGTCGACCTGCCGGCTGGCCTCCAGGACGGCGGCCGGGCCGTCGGACGTCCCTCCGCCGTAGCTGGTGGTGGCCTCGAACGGCACGGGGATGAGGACGACGTGGGCCTCTTCCGGGGAGTGGGGGAGGCCGAACACGCCGGAGTCCGGCTGGGCGGCGGCGCTGGGGTCGAAGTGGGTGGACATAGGGCGGCGCAGGATAAGGGCACCCCAGGGGGGCGCAATGGAATTGGGAGGTGACGTCCGGGTGACTACTTCTCGACGCGTTCCTGCACGTCGAAACGGCTGGCGGTGACCTGATGTTTCTCAATCACGAGCTTCTGCGCCACCAGCGCGCCCCGGACCTCCAGGCTGTAGTCATTGTAGTACGCGTCGACGAGCGAGGCCTTCAGGTCCCCGCCGATGATGACAGGGCCTTCCGTCCGGAAGGTGTCGCAGGTGAAGTCGCCGCCGACGAAGAGCTGGGCGCCTTGGAAGTTGGAGGCCTTGCCGTGCACTTTCAGGTTCCCTGTCACCAGGAGCGACTTCACGTTCAACGGCCCCGTGACTTCCAGGTCACCGTGGTGGAGGAGGGGGCTCGTGGCCACCTTCTTGATCGTCTTGTTCAAGGGGGCCCGTGTGGAGACGGCCTGGATGAGGCCAATGATGGCGAACACCAAGGGAGCGTGGGTGTTGCCGTGCTCCTCGATGCCGGCGTAGAGCTGGTCGAGGTTGACGGAGTACTCCTCGACGAAGACGCTCTCCATGAAGCTGCGGAGCTGCGCCCAGGTCGCCGCGCTGACGCCCGCGGGCGCGTCACCTGAGAGATAGCGTGCGACGTCCGCCTCCGAGAGGTGCTTCACCTTCTTGGGCGGCGGGCCGCGCTGGTCCTTCGTCGTCTTCAGGAGTTCGACGAGCATGGGGACCACGTTCTTGCTGTGGCGGGACGCGCGAGCGGCGGAGAGCACCGACCGGCCTCCTTCCGTCTTCTGCCGAGGGTCGATGCCCTGGTCGAGGAAGAACTGCACGACGCGGTCGGCCCCGAACTCCGCGGCCCGGTGGATGGGGAACTCGTAGCTGGAGGTCGCCCGGATGTCGGCGCCGTGCTCCATGAGCAGTTGGATGACCTCGACGTTGTTTTGGGTCACGGCGATCATCATCGGCGTGTGGCCGTTGATGGTCTGGAAGTCCAGGCTGACGCCCGCTTCGAGCAGCTTCCTGATTTGAGCCACTGCCTCGGCGTTCTTCTGCTCCGCCTTCGCCAGGACTTGACGGTACTCCGCCTCCGGCATCTCGACCCGGTCATACGTCTGGATGTAGTGGAGGTCGTTGATCTGCCGGATGAGGCGTTCGAGTTCCTGCTGCTGCTCCGTCATCGCTTGCGTTCCTTCAAGGGGCAGTCAGGCTCAATCCCACCGCACCACGAGCTTGCCCACCGAGTCGTTGCCCGCCATGCGCTCCAGCGCCTGCCGGATGTCGGCGCGTGGCACCACGGCGTCTACCACGGGCCGCAGCGCTCCCGAGCGGAACAGCGGCAACAGGTGCCGCTCCGCGCTCTGGGCGAGCGCGATCTTCTCCTCGAGGGGACGGCTGCGCAGCACGGTGCCCGTGACGCGAAGGCGCTTCGTCAGCACGGCGCCCAGGTTCAGCTCCGTCGTCGCGCCCGCCACCAGCCCCACCAGCATCAGCCGCCCGCGAGGTGCCAGGGCGCTGAGCGTCTCTGGAACGTAGCTGCCACCCACCAGGTCCAAGCACAGGTCCGCGCCTCGGCCACCCGTCGCCTCACGCACCGCGTCCGCGAAGCGCGGGGGCTGGGTGTCACACAGCACGGTGCGCGCGACGTCCCATTCGGAGGCCCGCGCCAGCTTCGCCGCGTTCCGGCCGGTGCCCACCACCCGCGCGCCCATGGCGCGGCAGATGAGCGCCGCCGCCGAGCCGACCCCACTGGCCACCGCGTGGACGAGCACCGTCTCCCCGGGCTTGAACTCACCCTGGAGGACCAACGCGTCGAACGCGGTGAGGTAGGCCTCCGGGAGCGCCGCGGCGTCGGTGAAGTCCATGCCCTCGGGGAGGGGCATCGCCTCGCGCTCATGGGTGACCAACTGGTCCGCCCAGGCGCCTCCGCCCACGAGGCCCATCACCCGGTCGCCCGGCTGGAAGCGCCGTGCGCGCGGGCCCACGGCCACCACCTCGCCCGCGTACTCCAGCCCGGGAATGTCCGGGGCCACGTCCGGCGGGGCAGGGTAGTGACCGCGAAGTTGCAGTAGGTCCGCGCGGTTGAGCGCGGTGGCCCGGACCCGGACCACGATTTCTCCGGGGCCCGGAGCAGGGGCGGGTCGTTCCTCCTCGGCGAGCACCTCGGGCCCTCCTGGGCGGGTGATGCGCAGGACCTTCATGGCGGGGACCTCCGTGGGAACGGTGTGCACGAAACATCCTGGCTCGCGAGAGCGTCAACGCTTATCTAGAACACGACCACCATGAGCACCCTGCCGTGTCCCATCTGTCAGAAGCCCGTTGCCCCCCGGGGCACGAACACCGCGTTTCCGTTCTGTTCCAAGCGCTGCCGCGCCGTGGACCTTGGCCGGTGGCTGGGCGAGGAGTACCGCGTGCCCGACCGCCAGGCGGATGAGCAAGAGGACGAGGTGCCCTCGGACCGCCATCCGGACCGGCAGCACGGCGACGCATGAGCGGCTTCGTCGACCTGCACTGCCACCTCCTTCCTGGCGTGGATGACGGGGCTCGCACCCTGGACGACGCGCTGGAGATGGCGCGCGCGCTGGTCGACCTCGGCTTCTCCACCGTCGCGCCCAGCCCCCACGCCCGGCCCGAGTACGCCCCCGTCGACGTCGTGGACGCCCGCCGCGCGGAGCTCGAGGAGGCCCTGGCGCGCGAGCGGATTCCCCTGACGCTGGGGCGCAACGCGGAGAACGTGCTCGACGATGCCTTCTTGCGCGGCCTCACCACGCCGCAGGCGCGCAAGCTGGGGCCGGGCCGCTACGTGCTCGTCGAGCTGCCCTACACCGCGCCCGTTCCCGCCCTGCTGGACATCCTGTTCCGCATCCGGACCAAGGGCGTGGTGCCGCTGCTCGCGCACCCGGAGCGGTGCCTGGAGTTCGAGCGCAAGGGCCGCGCGGCGGAGGCCGTTCGAGCCGGCGCACTGTTACAACTGGATGTCGGAGCGCTCATCGGCCGCTACGGCGGCACCCCCAAGAAGCTGTCGCGGGCCTTCCTGGACGAGGGCCTCTACGCGGTGGGGGCCACGGACCTGCATGGCCCGGTGGGGGCCCGGGAGTGGGTGGGCCGCTCACTGGCGGAGCTGCGCGGCAGGGCAGGGGAGGCGGCCTTCGTCCGTCTCATGAGAGACCATCCCTCCCGCCTGCTGGCCGGGGAGTCGCTGGAGTCGGACCCGGAGTGACGGTATACCCGGCCGCTGTGAAACGCGCCGTCAAGCTCCTGGCCAGCCTGCTGGTCACCTTCATCTTCATGTGGTGGGCCTTCCGGGACACGGATTGGGCCACCCAACTGGCCAGCCTCAAGTCGGCCAACTACGTGTGGCTGGTGCCGTACTTCGGCTGCCTCCTGGCCATCCACGTGTTCCGCACCCTGCGCTGGGGGTGCCTGCTGTCGGGACTGGAGAAGGTTCCCTTCCGCAAGCTGAACGAGGCCTCCGGCATCGGCTTCATGATGCTGCTGGTGCTGCCCTTCCGCCTGGGGGAGTTCGCCCGGCCCTTCCTCATCGCCCAGCGCAGTGGCATCCGCCGCAGCGCGGCCATGACGTCGGTGGTGCTGGAGCGCATCGTGGACGGCCTCGCCGTGGCGGCGATGTTGCGGGTGCTCCTCTTCTTCGTCCCCACCGAGACGCCGGAGATTCGCTACGTCAAGCTGGGCTCGTGGCTGATGTTCGCCGTGTTCGGCGGAGGCCTGGCGTTCCTGCTCTTCGGCCTGTGGCAGCAGCAGCGCACGGTGGCGCTGGTGCGGGCCACGGTGGGCCGGCTGGCGCCGCCCGTGGCGGACAAGGTCGCGGACGTCGTCGACACCTTCGTCGGCGCCATGCGGCAGCTCCCCAAGGGGCGGCAGGTGGTGCTCTTCTTCATCTACACGGCGCTGTACTGGGGCGTGAACGGGGCGGGCATGTCGATGCTGGCCAACGCCTTCGACTGCTCCGGCGCGGCGCCCGGCGTGGTGTGCGAGCCCATGGACCTGTCGCTCTTCGAGGCCTACGTGGTGCTCGGCGTGCTGGTGGTGGGGCTGATGATTCCCGCGGCGCCCGGAATGATGGGCACCTTCCAGGCGGCGACGAAGGTGGGCCTGAGCCTCTTCCTCCCGGCGGCGGCGGTGAATGCCAGCGGGTTGGCCTACGCCAACGTCATGTGGCTGTCCCAGACGGTGCAGCAGGTGGGCCTGGGCCTCATCCTGCTGTCCATGGGGCACCTGTCGTTCAAGGACATCGCTGGCAAGCTGGACGACAAGGACAGCGAGGCGGCGGCCCCTTCCGCCTGAGCGCGGGGCCGCGTTACGGCGTGGGGGAGGCGGTCTGCGCCCCTTCGGTGGACGGAGTCGAGGCCTCGGTTTGCGCGGGGGCTTGTTCCCCGCCCTTGCCGGTGACGACGCCTTTCACCTTCTCGTAGGCGGCCTTCGGGTCGATGTTGCCCTTGAGGGAGCCAAAGGGCGTCTCGATGGTCTGCTGCCGCTGCTCCGCCGCCGCGTAGCCTTCCGGGGCGCACAGCGCCTTGGACGTGTCGCGCACCGACACCATGGGGGTGTTGATGGTGGCGTTGTCCTCGGAGGTGGCCTTGGCGACGAGCTTGTCGTCGCGCATCAGCACGCAGCGGTCATCGCCGTAGTACCAGGCGGTGGAGCTGTCGGGATACTCCTGCGCCCGCGACGGACCCGAGCCCATGGCCTCGACGACCTGATGGGAGGACATGCCGGGGTAGAGCTTGTCGAAGCCAGACGTGGCGCAGCCCACGGTGGCGAGGGCAAGGGCGGCGCTGAGTATCGGGAGACGCATGGGGTGTGGGGCTCCTGGAAGAAAGGGAATCCGGAGCCTACCCCTGCATCGCGTCCGGCCACCAAGGCGGGGCCGGACGGACTGTCCTACAGTTCCTGATCCAACCAGCGGAAGATGGCCTCACGAATCGAGGCCGGCCGCTCGGAGTCCAGGCGGGTGCGAGGCGTGCGAGCCGCGTCTGCGTCACGCAACATCGGAACGGGCATGAACTCGCGCGTACGGGGGAGGGACGCGCGGGACGCGACGGCGGCCGCCCTCATGACTGTCCTTCCTCCTTGGGCGTGCCGCGGCCGTACTTGCCGAGCAGGTCATCCACGGCCTCGCGGAGGTACTCGCTCTGGTGGATGCGGGTCCGCCGCGCCAGCTCGCGCAGCTTCTGGACCTGCTCCTCGGGAACGAGGACGTGGGTGGAGACAATGTCGGCGTCCGGGCCACGGACGTCGACAGACACTTCCGTGGCCGCCGGGGACGACGGAGCCTCGGGGCTCAGGGGACTGGCGCTTCCATCCTGCATCGGACTTCCTCCGGGCGTGGCTGCTACAGGCAGCTACCTGCCTGTGCCCGGCATTAGGCGGGCGGACGGGCACTCCGTCAAAAAATGCGCCGGTGAGCGGCCGCGCGCGGTGGGTCCTGGCTGGCGTTGACAGCGGGGGAGGCGCGCTGTTACTTCGCGCCTCACGTAAGGGGAGTAGTTCACGCCAGCGTTGCTGGCGGCGGGGCGCTCGACATACTGGCTGGAAACAGCCCGGGCCCCCACCTCGTGAGGTTCGCGAGACGAACGAGACCTTCGGACAGGAGTCGTTGTTTCTTCCTGGCCGAGGTCCGTCGTGCGCGTGCTTCCCTGACGCTTCCACGAGTCCGAACCCCGGCCACGCATCGCGAGGGGCGGTCATGTTGGAAGCGTTCATCGGTTCGTTCGTGTTGGTCGCCGCCAGTGAGATGGGGGACAAGACGCAGTTGCTCGCGTTCTCCCTGGCCACGCGGTTCCGCAAGCCGTGGCACGTGCTGGCGGGCATCTTCGTCGCCACCATCGCCAATCACGCGCTGGCCTCCAGCGTGGGCAGTTGGGTGTCCACGCACGTCCCGGCGAAGTGGATGGCGCTGCTGCTGGCGGTGCTGTTCATCGGCTTCGGCCTGTGGACGCTCAAGCCGGACACGCTGGATGAAGACGGCGGCAAGCCGCCGCGTTACGGAGCGTTCCTCACCACGGTGGTGCTCTTCTTCCTCGCGGAGATGGGGGACAAGACGCAGTTCGCCACCATGGCCGTGGCCGCGCGCTACCAGGCGCCGGTGATTGTGACGCTGGGCACCACCGCGGGAATGATGCTGTCCGACGGGCTCGCGGTGTTCCTGGGAGACCGGATCGCCGGGCGCGTGCAGATGAAATGGGTGCGCTGGGCCGCGGCCAGCCTGTTCTTCATCTTCGGCGCGCTGTCGCTGTGGTCGGCGCTCCGGATGGGGTGACGGAAGCGTTCGGGAACACGCATGTCACAAAGTCGTGCATTGCTGTGGAATGCGGGAAAAGCTCCTATGCTTGAGGTCCGGGCTGACCCGGATTTTCTTCAGGAGCTGACATGCGTTCGCCGATCCGTTTTTCCGCGATGGTTCTGATGAGCGCCCTGCTGGGCACGGGCTGTGACGGCACCCAGCCGCAGGGCGCCGAGGTAGTGGGCGACACGGTCGAGGTGAAGCAGGGCGCCGTGGGCGACCTGGTGCTGCGCTGTGACGAGTTCCAGGGTGGCTCGTACCTGGAGGTCGTCCAGGCGGCGACCGGCTTCGAGGCCACGTACACGTTCGAGGACCGGAACTCCGAGTCCCCCGACGGCATGACGCGCATCGTGCTGGGGCAGTACGAGCAGTGCCGCCGCTCCACGGTGGACGCGCGCATCCTGAACTGCTTCAGCGTCCGGCCGGGCAACTTCCTGGGCAAGGTGATTCTGTCGACCACGCGCGTGCAGAAGACGCAGATGGTCCTCGGCAGCAGCACGACGGTGAACTACAGCGAGCTGGGTGTCGCGGCCATCAACCAGGAGCCGGGCCAGACGCCGCGCCGCGACTACACGTTCCCGCTGAGCGACTGCCAGTAGTCCGTACCTGGGCCGGGGTGGCAGGCGAGCCCTGGCCCTTCCTCCACGGGAGCGATGATTTCGGGGGCCGAGGGGCGTCTCACCCTCAGGAACCCATTCCCTGGAGGTCGTCGTGGCAGC
This genomic window from Myxococcus hansupus contains:
- a CDS encoding glycosyltransferase, whose protein sequence is MSTLLFVPLPERGHINPSLKLARALQKRGHRILFCGIRDTEAVIREEGFDFECLFADLFPLGFQDEVKERISQLKGVAWLRYVLALMRKQKRMMERFLEGELDAIIRRTKPDLGIADVFLPEPFLVLRGNQVPTLLLNTSIPLRWEPQSPPPTSHVIPDGQLSSVLRGAFDWGRILFDAKLDGLRSRVGLEPDDLRYRHALARKHGYPPAHLDFAGRGNGEHDPMLILCPREFAEFQGVRPSVHFHYTGPCIDLERHEPEFPWERLSPERPLVLCSLGTMPMPPEQARRFHASVVEAARRRPAWQFVVATNEWREALPSPLPANLLAVTRAPQLQLLKRASAMVTHGGFNSVKECIYFGVPMVVLPVQFDQPGVAARVVHHGLGQRADPRTLTPDTLVPLLDAVVEQPAYRRALERMRTRFQAAEGDAALVEAIERHLPRAGGFSGAAATSG
- a CDS encoding TMEM165/GDT1 family protein, with the protein product MLEAFIGSFVLVAASEMGDKTQLLAFSLATRFRKPWHVLAGIFVATIANHALASSVGSWVSTHVPAKWMALLLAVLFIGFGLWTLKPDTLDEDGGKPPRYGAFLTTVVLFFLAEMGDKTQFATMAVAARYQAPVIVTLGTTAGMMLSDGLAVFLGDRIAGRVQMKWVRWAAASLFFIFGALSLWSALRMG
- a CDS encoding tyrosine-protein phosphatase, translating into MSGFVDLHCHLLPGVDDGARTLDDALEMARALVDLGFSTVAPSPHARPEYAPVDVVDARRAELEEALARERIPLTLGRNAENVLDDAFLRGLTTPQARKLGPGRYVLVELPYTAPVPALLDILFRIRTKGVVPLLAHPERCLEFERKGRAAEAVRAGALLQLDVGALIGRYGGTPKKLSRAFLDEGLYAVGATDLHGPVGAREWVGRSLAELRGRAGEAAFVRLMRDHPSRLLAGESLESDPE
- a CDS encoding ankyrin repeat domain-containing protein, with amino-acid sequence MTEQQQELERLIRQINDLHYIQTYDRVEMPEAEYRQVLAKAEQKNAEAVAQIRKLLEAGVSLDFQTINGHTPMMIAVTQNNVEVIQLLMEHGADIRATSSYEFPIHRAAEFGADRVVQFFLDQGIDPRQKTEGGRSVLSAARASRHSKNVVPMLVELLKTTKDQRGPPPKKVKHLSEADVARYLSGDAPAGVSAATWAQLRSFMESVFVEEYSVNLDQLYAGIEEHGNTHAPLVFAIIGLIQAVSTRAPLNKTIKKVATSPLLHHGDLEVTGPLNVKSLLVTGNLKVHGKASNFQGAQLFVGGDFTCDTFRTEGPVIIGGDLKASLVDAYYNDYSLEVRGALVAQKLVIEKHQVTASRFDVQERVEK
- a CDS encoding lysylphosphatidylglycerol synthase transmembrane domain-containing protein translates to MKRAVKLLASLLVTFIFMWWAFRDTDWATQLASLKSANYVWLVPYFGCLLAIHVFRTLRWGCLLSGLEKVPFRKLNEASGIGFMMLLVLPFRLGEFARPFLIAQRSGIRRSAAMTSVVLERIVDGLAVAAMLRVLLFFVPTETPEIRYVKLGSWLMFAVFGGGLAFLLFGLWQQQRTVALVRATVGRLAPPVADKVADVVDTFVGAMRQLPKGRQVVLFFIYTALYWGVNGAGMSMLANAFDCSGAAPGVVCEPMDLSLFEAYVVLGVLVVGLMIPAAPGMMGTFQAATKVGLSLFLPAAAVNASGLAYANVMWLSQTVQQVGLGLILLSMGHLSFKDIAGKLDDKDSEAAAPSA
- a CDS encoding NAD(P)H-quinone oxidoreductase, producing the protein MKVLRITRPGGPEVLAEEERPAPAPGPGEIVVRVRATALNRADLLQLRGHYPAPPDVAPDIPGLEYAGEVVAVGPRARRFQPGDRVMGLVGGGAWADQLVTHEREAMPLPEGMDFTDAAALPEAYLTAFDALVLQGEFKPGETVLVHAVASGVGSAAALICRAMGARVVGTGRNAAKLARASEWDVARTVLCDTQPPRFADAVREATGGRGADLCLDLVGGSYVPETLSALAPRGRLMLVGLVAGATTELNLGAVLTKRLRVTGTVLRSRPLEEKIALAQSAERHLLPLFRSGALRPVVDAVVPRADIRQALERMAGNDSVGKLVVRWD
- a CDS encoding DNA gyrase inhibitor YacG, which gives rise to MSTLPCPICQKPVAPRGTNTAFPFCSKRCRAVDLGRWLGEEYRVPDRQADEQEDEVPSDRHPDRQHGDA
- a CDS encoding agmatinase family protein — encoded protein: MSTHFDPSAAAQPDSGVFGLPHSPEEAHVVLIPVPFEATTSYGGGTSDGPAAVLEASRQVDLFDVETGRPYERGIAMLPESAELRDWNTRAKERAQVVIEAGGIHSGEAELIQAAQDVNGLCDQMNELVYRTTKHWLEQGKRVAAVGGDHSISYGIIRAHAEKYPGMGVLHLDAHADLRVAYEGFTWSHASIMYNVVERIPGVKTLVQVGLRDMSGEEHQYIADSQGRVHGFFDADLQNRRFDGVPWNKQVADIVNLLPQQVYLSFDIDGLDPVLCPHTGTPVPGGLSFPEAVALISGVVRSGRTIVGFDLTEVAPDPEGSEWDGNVGARLLYKMIGWMLKSQRA
- a CDS encoding ribbon-helix-helix domain-containing protein, which gives rise to MQDGSASPLSPEAPSSPAATEVSVDVRGPDADIVSTHVLVPEEQVQKLRELARRTRIHQSEYLREAVDDLLGKYGRGTPKEEGQS